A stretch of the Lepidochelys kempii isolate rLepKem1 chromosome 15, rLepKem1.hap2, whole genome shotgun sequence genome encodes the following:
- the ACADS gene encoding short-chain specific acyl-CoA dehydrogenase, mitochondrial isoform X1 has product MAATLLARGGSAAARALTFGCLRQLHTVYQTVELPETHQMLCRTCRDFAEKELVPVAAQLDKEHRFPDEQVKKMGALGLLAMDVPEEYKGAGLDYLAYSIAVEEISRGCASTGVIMSVNNSLYLGPILKFGSEEQKHQWIAPFTSGDKIGCFALSEPGNGSDAGAASTVARLDGNEWVLNGTKAWITNAWDASAVVVFATTDKSQKHKGISAFLVPMPTAGLSLGKKEDKLGIRASSTANLIFEDCRIPKANLLGQQGMGFKIAMQTLDSGRIGIASQALGIAQGALDCAVDYAEKRLAFGSPISKLQAIQFKLADMALALESARLLTWRAAMLKDNGKPYTKEAAMAKLAASEAATAISHQAIQILGGMGYVTEMPAERHYRDARITEIYEGTSEIQRLVIAGQLLKEYRG; this is encoded by the exons ATGGCGGCCACACTCCTCGCGCGGGGCGGCAGCGCTGCGGCCCGAG CCCTGACCTTTGGGTGCTTGCGACAGCTGCACACAGTGTACCAGACAGTGGAGTTACCAGAGACCCACCAGATGCTGTGCCGGACGTGCCGGGACTTCGCCGAGAAGGAACTGGTTCCTGTTGCTGCTCAGCTAGATAAGGAGCACCGCTTTCCTGATGAACAG GTGAAGAAGATGGGTGCCCTTGGCTTGCTGGCCATGGATGTGCCAGAGGAGTATAAAGGCGCAGGACTCGATTACCTGGCTTATTCCATCGCTGTTGAAGAGATCAGCAGGGGCTGTGCATCCACGGGTGTCATCATGAGTGTCAATAAT TCTCTGTATTTAGGTCCAATACTGAAATTTGGTTCTGAAGAGCAGAAGCATCAGTGGATTGCTCCCTTCACCAGTGGAGACAAAATAGGGTGCTTTGCCCTCAGTGAACCAG GAAATGGCAGTGATGCCGGAGCTGCTTCCACAGTGGCACGGCTAGACGGCAATGAATGGGTCCTGAATGGCACCAAAGCCTGGATCACCAATGCCTGGGATGCCTCTGCTGTCGTGGTGTTTGCCACTACAGACAAATCCCAAAAACACAAG GGCATTAGTGCATTCCTGGTTCCTATGCCAACAGCTGGACTCTCGCTGGGGAAGAAAGAAGACAAACTAGGAATCCGAGCCTCTTCCACAGCCAATCTGATATTCGAGGACTGCCGGATCCCCAAGGCCAAtctgctggggcagcaggggatgggCTTCAAAATTGCTATG CAAACCTTGGATTCGGGCAGGATTGGGATTGCCTCGCAGGCTCTTGGAATAGCTCAAGGAGCGCTGGACTGTGCTGTGGATTATGCTGAGAAGAGGCTGGCCTTTGGTTCACCCATTTCTAAGCTTCAGGCTATTCAG TTCAAGCTGGCAGACATGGCACTGGCGCTGGAGAGTGCTCGCCTGCTGACCTGGAGAGCAGCCATGTTGAAGGACAATGGGAAACCCTACACAAAG gaagctGCAATGGCCAAGCTAGCTGCATCAGAGGCTGCAACTGCCATTTCCCATCAG GCCATCCAGATCCTGGGAGGGATGGGCTACGTAACAGAAATGCCAGCAGAACGCCATTACCGGGATGCTCGAATCACAGAAATCTATGAGGGGACAAGTGAGATCCAGAGACTAGTGATAGCAGGGCAACTGCTGAAGGAATATCGTGGGTGA
- the ACADS gene encoding short-chain specific acyl-CoA dehydrogenase, mitochondrial isoform X2 produces MAATLLARGGSAAARALTFGCLRQLHTVYQTVELPETHQMLCRTCRDFAEKELVPVAAQLDKEHRFPDEQVKKMGALGLLAMDVPEEYKGAGLDYLAYSIAVEEISRGCASTGVIMSVNNSLYLGPILKFGSEEQKHQWIAPFTSGDKIGCFALSEPGNGSDAGAASTVARLDGNEWVLNGTKAWITNAWDASAVVVFATTDKSQKHKGISAFLVPMPTAGLSLGKKEDKLGIRASSTANLIFEDCRIPKANLLGQQGMGFKIAMQTLDSGRIGIASQALGIAQGALDCAVDYAEKRLAFGSPISKLQAIQFKLADMALALESARLLTWRAAMLKDNGKPYTKEAAMAKLAASEAATAISHQGVLDA; encoded by the exons ATGGCGGCCACACTCCTCGCGCGGGGCGGCAGCGCTGCGGCCCGAG CCCTGACCTTTGGGTGCTTGCGACAGCTGCACACAGTGTACCAGACAGTGGAGTTACCAGAGACCCACCAGATGCTGTGCCGGACGTGCCGGGACTTCGCCGAGAAGGAACTGGTTCCTGTTGCTGCTCAGCTAGATAAGGAGCACCGCTTTCCTGATGAACAG GTGAAGAAGATGGGTGCCCTTGGCTTGCTGGCCATGGATGTGCCAGAGGAGTATAAAGGCGCAGGACTCGATTACCTGGCTTATTCCATCGCTGTTGAAGAGATCAGCAGGGGCTGTGCATCCACGGGTGTCATCATGAGTGTCAATAAT TCTCTGTATTTAGGTCCAATACTGAAATTTGGTTCTGAAGAGCAGAAGCATCAGTGGATTGCTCCCTTCACCAGTGGAGACAAAATAGGGTGCTTTGCCCTCAGTGAACCAG GAAATGGCAGTGATGCCGGAGCTGCTTCCACAGTGGCACGGCTAGACGGCAATGAATGGGTCCTGAATGGCACCAAAGCCTGGATCACCAATGCCTGGGATGCCTCTGCTGTCGTGGTGTTTGCCACTACAGACAAATCCCAAAAACACAAG GGCATTAGTGCATTCCTGGTTCCTATGCCAACAGCTGGACTCTCGCTGGGGAAGAAAGAAGACAAACTAGGAATCCGAGCCTCTTCCACAGCCAATCTGATATTCGAGGACTGCCGGATCCCCAAGGCCAAtctgctggggcagcaggggatgggCTTCAAAATTGCTATG CAAACCTTGGATTCGGGCAGGATTGGGATTGCCTCGCAGGCTCTTGGAATAGCTCAAGGAGCGCTGGACTGTGCTGTGGATTATGCTGAGAAGAGGCTGGCCTTTGGTTCACCCATTTCTAAGCTTCAGGCTATTCAG TTCAAGCTGGCAGACATGGCACTGGCGCTGGAGAGTGCTCGCCTGCTGACCTGGAGAGCAGCCATGTTGAAGGACAATGGGAAACCCTACACAAAG gaagctGCAATGGCCAAGCTAGCTGCATCAGAGGCTGCAACTGCCATTTCCCATCAG GGTGTGCTGGATGCCTAA